From the Lathyrus oleraceus cultivar Zhongwan6 chromosome 4, CAAS_Psat_ZW6_1.0, whole genome shotgun sequence genome, one window contains:
- the LOC127074207 gene encoding uncharacterized protein LOC127074207, translating into MSDPIQTTKPQKSTDNVKQNQQDPNKFSYNFVYKATIVLIFFVILPLFPSQAPDFINQNLLTRNWELLHLLFVGIAISYGLFSRRNQEHDKDNNNNNSKFDSAQTLVSRFLQVSSFFEDEIDHQNQSAESDEITKLQTWSNQNQHYRNKPMVVVAPQVKDSVFEDKQSGGEEKEKPLLLPVRSLKSRLSDEAGVLQSQSVDGSSKIGSKRFSSNSFNKVRNYGEFEGVIANKMKAKDEEKENVVLASPIPWRSRSASARMMEPKKEAIEKTSKASMPKASSMKFTPSESIAKDAEDSIKKKSFNYKSCFPPPPPPPPPPMFQKPIFMKSIYGEKNGRNKSMEKSIEEGINEKEDEDEDKEQKEYSSSMQKPTEKERFIEKRVIMETEEEETDSEEDEDVEKRKQSEETCTKTEEPSCSYSVGDEGPDVDKKADEFIAKFREQIRLQRIESIKRSTRVVRNSSR; encoded by the coding sequence ATGTCAGATCCAATTCAAACCACCAAACCTCAAAAATCAACCGATAATGTTAAACAAAACCAACAAGACCCAAATAAATTTTCTTACAATTTTGTATACAAAGCCACCATAGTTCTCATATTCTTTGTTATTCTTCCACTTTTTCCTTCTCAAGCTCCTGATTTCATCAACCAGAATCTTCTCACAAGAAACTGGGAACTCCTTCATCTTCTTTTCGTTGGTATTGCTATCTCTTACGGTTTGTTCAGTCGTAGGAACCAAGAACATGACAAagacaacaacaataataacTCAAAGTTCGACTCTGCACAAACATTAGTTTCTCGGTTTCTACAAGTTTCGTCGTTTTTCGAAGACGAAATTGATCATCAGAACCAATCTGCAGAGTCTGATGAAATCACCAAGCTCCAAACATGGAGTAATCAGAATCAACACTACAGAAATAAGCCCATGGTTGTTGTAGCTCCGCAGGTAAAAGACTCTGTTTTTGAAGATAAACAGAGTGGTGGCGAAGAAAAAGAAAAGCCTCTTCTTTTACCTGTTCGAAGCTTGAAATCTCGTTTATCTGATGAGGCTGGTGTTCTTCAATCTCAATCCGTTGATGGGTCGTCTAAAATAGGCTCCAAAAGATTTTCCAGCAATTCCTTCAATAAAGTTAGAAATTATGGCGAATTCGAAGGTGTAATTGCGAATAAAATGAAAGCGAAAGACGAAGAGAAAGAGAATGTTGTGCTTGCTTCTCCTATTCCATGGAGATCAAGATCAGCATCAGCAAGAATGATGGAACCTAAAAAAGAAGCTATTGAAAAAACTTCAAAGGCTTCAATGCCGAAAGCTTCTTCGATGAAATTCACTCCATCCGAATCAATTGCGAAGGACGCGGAAGATTCGATAAAGAAAAAGAGTTTTAATTATAAGTCTTGTTTTCCTCCTCCGCCACCACCTCCACCGCCGCCAATGTTTCAGAAACCAATCTTCATGAAATCAATATATGGTGAGAAAAATGGAAGaaacaaatcaatggaaaaatCTATAGAAGAAGGAATCAATGAAAaggaagatgaagatgaagataaAGAACAAAAGGAATATTCTTCATCAATGCAAAAGCCAACAGAGAAAGAAAGGTTTATTGAAAAAAGGGTCATTATGGAAACAGAGGAAGAAGAAACAGATagtgaagaagatgaagatgttgaGAAACGAAAACAGAGTGAAGAAACTTGTACAAAAACAGAGGAACCTTCTTGTTCATATTCTGTTGGTGATGAAGGACCCGATGTGGATAAAAAAGCTGATGAATTCATAGCAAAATTTAGAGAACAAATAAGGCTTCAGAGAATTGAGTCTATAAAAAGAAGTACAAGAGTTGTAAGAAATTCTTCAAGGTAA